A region from the Silene latifolia isolate original U9 population chromosome 7, ASM4854445v1, whole genome shotgun sequence genome encodes:
- the LOC141592620 gene encoding uncharacterized protein LOC141592620: MAEGLTRPILLPCPSPQKPPFHEHHTQPFKPNNNNYSPSLTPHPKSPSPLPLKPLVQKTLKTPKNPNFITTHHPKSPLHLPKRRRSLGKFRDPNRGKPWSHHGLSPQGQQIFLLLNHPHFDSSNLGCILVGLCENCGNWDVGKFDFELLNADILGIIKGLGFYKKCELALGVFNWFRSRNEGKFLLNGPVVAVMITILGKEGHVSAAASLINELSKDGFDVDVYAYTAMVSACASNGRYREAITVFRKMEDVGCKPTLITYNVMLNVYGKMGMPWAKVTELVDSMKSDGIAPDLYTYNTLISCCRRGSLYEEAVSVFNEMKLAGFVPDRVTYNALLDVYGKSRRPKEAMKVLREMEIIGFAPSDVTYNTLISAYAKDGLLEEAMELKGQMIKKGIVPDVFTYTTLFSGFEKAGKDECAMLVFEEMRNAGCKPNICTFNALIKMHGNRKQFSEMMKIFEEMIKCNCSPDIVTWNSLLAVFGQNGMGADVSSLFSEMKRAGFVPERDTFNTLISAYSRCGSFNQSMAIYRLMLEAGVAPDLSTYNAVLAALARGGIWEESEKVIAEMKYSQCKPNDLSYSSLLHAYANGKQIERIHQLAEKVYSGEVKHQSMLLKTLVLVYSKTDLLVETERAFMELRNKEYPLDITTLNAMVSVYGRRQMVDKANEILDLLMERQFTPSLTTYNTLMYMYSRSGHFERAEDLLKDIVAKGLAPDIISYNTVIYAYCRNGRLRDAFRIYSGMQGIGIIPDVITYNTFVASYAANAMFLEAIDMVRCMINHSCRPNENTYNSIVDFYCKFNRPDEAAIFVSNLCKLDPSLPRDEELRLLDRIRNSYAR; the protein is encoded by the coding sequence atggctgAAGGTCTAACTCGACCAATACTCCTGCCATGTCCATCTCCTCAAAAACCTCCTTTTCATGAACACCATACCCAACCATTcaaacccaacaacaacaactactctCCTTCCCTAACTCCACACCCAAAATCACCTTCTCCACTCCCTCTTAAACCCCTTGTCCAAAAAACCCTCAAAACACCCAAAAATCCTAACTTTATAACTACCCATCATCCTAAATCCCCCCTTCACCTCCCTAAACGACGTCGTTCCCTTGGAAAGTTCCGAGACCCGAATCGAGGTAAACCCTGGTCTCACCATGGCCTCTCCCCTCAAGGTCAGCAAATTTTCTTACTTTTGAATCACCCACATTTTGATTCTTCTAATTTAGGGTGTATTTTGGTTGGTTTGTGTGAAAATTGTGGAAATTGGGATGTGGGTAAGTTTGATTTTGAGTTATTGAATGCTGATATATTGGGGATTatcaagggtttagggttttataagAAATGTGAGTTGGCATTGGGTGTTTTTAATTGGTTTCGTAGTCGAAATGAGGGTAAGTTTTTGTTGAATGGGCCTGTTGTTGCTGTTATGATCACTATTCTTGGGAAAGAAGGGCATGTTTCGGCTGCGGCTTCTTTGATTAATGAGTTGAGTAAGGATGGTTTTGATGTTGATGTTTATGCTTATACTGCTATGGTTAGTGCTTGTGCTAGTAATGGCCGGTATAGGGAGGCGATAACCGTGTTTAGGAAGATGGAGGATGTTGGGTGTAAGCCTACATTGATTACTTATAATGTGATGTTGAATGTGTATGGAAAGATGGGGATGCCCTGGGCTAAGGTTACGGAATTGGTGGATAGTATGAAGAGTGATGGGATTGCTCCTGATTTGTATACTTATAATACGCTTATTAGCTGTTGTCGTCGTGGATCTTTGTATGAAGAAGCAGTTAGTGTTTTTAACGAAATGAAGTTAGCTGGTTTTGTGCCGGATAGGGTGACTTACAATGCGCTTTTGGATGTTTATGGCAAGTCAAGACGTCCAAAAGAAGCAATGAAGGTTTTACGCGAGATGGAGATTATTGGGTTTGCGCCTAGTGATGTGACTTATAACACACTGATTTCAGCTTATGCGAAGGATGGTTTGTTGGAGGAAGCCATGGAACTAAAAGGTCAGATGATAAAGAAAGGGATTGTCCCTGATGTTTTTACATATACTACGCTCTTTTCTGGCTTTGAAAAGGCTGGCAAAGATGAATGTGCAATGTTGGTTTTTGAGGAGATGAGGAATGCAGGTTGCAAACCTAATATATGCACCTTTAATGCCCTTATCAAAATGCATGGTAATCGGAAGCAATTTTCTGAAATGATGAAGATCTTTGAAGAAATGATCAAGTGTAATTGTAGCCCTGATATTGTCACTTGGAACTCTCTTTTGGCAGTGTTTGGGCAGAATGGTATGGGCGCCGATGTCTCAAGTCTATTCAGTGAGATGAAGAGGGCGGGTTTTGTACCCGAAAGAGATACTTTTAACACATTAATAAGTGCTTACAGTAGGTGTGGTTCTTTTAATCAGTCAATGGCGATTtatagactaatgctggaagctGGAGTTGCTCCGGACCTTTCGACATACAATGCTGTTTTGGCGGCACTTGCTCGAGGAGGCATTTGGGAAGAGTCTGAAAAGGTAATTGCTGAAATGAAATATAGTCAGTGTAAACCTAATGACCTGAGTTACTCCAGTTTGCTTCATGCTTATGCCAATGGAAAGCAGATTGAGCGAATTCACCAGCTTGCCGAAAAAGTGTATTCAGGGGAAGTAAAACACCAATCTATGCTTCTGAAGACTTTAGTTCTTGTATATAGCAAAACCGACCTTTTAGTGGAAACTGAACGGGCTTTTATGGAGTTGAGGAACAAAGAATACCCTTTAGATATAACTACTCTAAATGCAATGGTTTCGGTATATGGTCGCCGGCAAATGGTTGACAAAGCTAATGAAATCTTGGATTTGTTGATGGAACGACAGTTCACGCCTAGCTTGACAACATACAACACTCTCATGTACATGTACAGCAGGTCTGGACATTTTGAGAGAGCAGAAGACCTTCTGAAAGATATTGTTGCTAAAGGACTGGCTCCCGATATCATTTCATATAATACTGTTATATATGCTTATTGTAGAAATGGTCGTTTGAGGGATGCCTTTAGGATATACTCTGGGATGCAGGGCATAGGGATTATCCCGGATGTAATAACCTACAATACATTTGTTGCAAGTTATGCAGCAAATGCAATGTTTTTGGAAGCAATAGATATGGTTCGTTGTATGATCAACCATAGTTGTAGACCTAACGAGAACACTTATAATTCCATAGTCGATTTTTATTGTAAATTCAATCGCCCAGATGAGGCTGCTATATTTGTAAGTAACCTTTGCAAACTTGATCCTTCTCTGCCAAGAGATGAAGAGTTAAGGTTGTTGGATCGAATAAGAAATAGTTATGCAAGATAA